One Fulvia fulva chromosome 8, complete sequence DNA window includes the following coding sequences:
- a CDS encoding putative tRNA(Ile)-lysidine synthase: protein MLNLISEQALATIVREVKHAISNLFPANVKPQRLGLAISGGVDSMALATLTNLIRKDPTFKHTFTAFIVDHKLRDGSAKEAASVTESLEPLGIEPQILRLDWTGHGDPRGLSNFESVARTLRYQALGKACAAHKIPHLIFGHHADDQAETVLSRAINGYTGLGLQGIAATAPIPECAGLHGVNRSGTPRLMGGSEGQLLPSHLEAWRPQPSRNRNAIIAVEDGGVSIHRPLLRYAKKELEGICRSAGVVWHEDPTNSDKTLTIRNSIRYLQLSDVLPEALRRSSLVQTAEEVRIKKEEVQRHAQMMFEKTPIELDLRSGKATVTLWTTLQDFGDMQHTYHVRAEFVRKLLLLVSPTAEVSLQHLDQCIEMVFAPVDAMRSAAKSVPRTIQIAGVSVTCAKSAQHAGLTIILQRQAPVRLARDSMQCVYSNSGWSEWLLWDHRYWIRVYVDVAASDPDTTMHMAFLSPDSLGQLRKRYKNMKPRASSLERALSLVPDRERWIVPALVSRMHNEDRIVALPSLHWRDLSWEMYETERPRQWEIRYKNIDFPKTAYHHLIQ from the exons ATGCTCAATCTGATCTCTGAGCAGGCACTCGCTACCATCGTCCGCGAAGTAAAGCATGCTATCAGCAACCTCTTTCCGGCCAACGTCAAGCCACAGAGGCTGG GCTTGGCTATCAGCGGAGGTGTTGACTCCATGGCATTGGCCACTCTGACCAACCTCATCAGAAAAGATCCGACGTTCAAACACACCTTCACGGCCTTCATCGTGGACCACAAGCTCCGCGATGGCAGCGCGAAGGAGGCCGCTTCGGTTACTGAATCACTCGAACCACTTGGTATCGAGCCTCAGATCCTCAGGCTAGACTGGACGGGCCACGGCGATCCTCGTGGGCTTAGCAACTTCGAGAGTGTAGCTCGTACTCTGAGATATCAGGCCTTAGGAAAGGCTTGTGCGGCGCATAAGATCCCTCACCTTATCTTTGGTCATCACGCTGACGATCAGGCGGAGACTGTACTTTCCAGGGCCATCAATGGCTACACTGGACTTGGGTTGCAGGGCATTGCTGCCACGGCTCCCATTCCTGAATGTGCAGGCTTGCACGGCGTCAATCGCTCAGGCACCCCAAGACTAATGGGTGGATCTGAAGGGCAGCTACTACCATCGCACCTGGAAGCATGGCGACCCCAGCCATCACGAAACCGGAATGCTATCATAGCTGTTGAGGACGGTGGTGTCTCGATTCATCGTCCTTTACTGCGTTATGCGAAAAAAGAGCTCGAGGGCATCTGTCGCTCAGCGGGAGTCGTATGGCACGAAGACCCTACAAATTCCGACAAGACCCTCACGATACGGAACAGCATCAGATATCTGCAACTTTCAGACGTACTCCCGGAAGCCCTAAGACGATCCAGTCTGGTCCAGACAGCAGAAGAAGTACGTATCAAAAAGGAGGAGGTCCAGCGGCATGCGCAGATGATGTTTGAGAAAACTCCGATCGAACTTGACCTCAGATCTGGAAAAGCTACAGTCACCCTTTGGACGACTCTCCAAGATTTTGGTGACATGCAGCACACTTATCATGTTCGAGCAGAGTTTGTTCGCAAGTTGTTGCTGCTAGTCAGCCCGACTGCCGAAGTCTCGTTGCAGCACCTTGACCAGTGTATAGAAATGGTTTTTGCGCCTGTGGATGCGATGCGCAGCGCGGCAAAGTCAGTACCTCGTACGATTCAGATAGCCGGCGTATCTGTCACCTGTGCAAAAAGTGCACAACATGCTGGCCTAACGATCATTCTCCAACGACAGGCGCCAGTGCGACTCGCGAGGGATTCGATGCAGTGTGTCTACTCGAACAGCGGATGGTCCGAGTGGCTTCTCTGGGATCACCGCTACTGGATTCGAGTGTATGTGGACGTCGCCGCCAGCGATCCAGACACAACAATGCACATGGCCTTTCTTTCCCCGGACTCTTTGGGACAGCTTCGGAAACGGTACAAAAATATGAAACCACGTGCATCCTCGTTGGAGCGAGCTCTGTCTTTGGTCCCAGACCGCGAGCGCTGGATTGTACCTGCACTCGTTTCAAGAATGCACAACGAGGATCGTATTGTGGCTCTGCCGTCGCTCCATTGGCGGGACTTGTCGTGGGAGATGTATGAGACTGAGCGTCCTCGGCAGTGGGAGATCAGGTACAAGAACATCGACTTTCCCAAAACTGCATATCATCACCTGATACAGTGA
- a CDS encoding 2-dehydro-3-deoxy-D-gluconate 5-dehydrogenase — MANTAPIVDVSRLFSLSGKTAIVTGASGGLGRAMTTALASAGADIVSIELANDPGSEITAQAVSSTGRTLKQYHCDVRDPKDLRATYQKLWDDGVQGDILLNCAGIQRRADAENFTDEEIEAVLDINLKATLISCQEFAKPLLKDGRGGKIINIASIISFIGGKNITPYAASKGGVLQVTKAFSNEWASKGINVNCINPGYFHTPLTEQYMTDPKYKEFNDYVMMRTPAKRWGEPVDLAGAVIFLASSASDYVSGTSIVVDGGWLG, encoded by the exons ATGGCCAACACAGCCCCGATCGTTGACGTCTCTCGCCTCTTCTCCCTCTCCGGCAAGACCGCCATTGTCACAGGCGCATCAGGAGGTCTCGGACGAGCCATGACCACAGCTCTAGCCTCAGCAGGCGCCGACATAGTCTCAATCGAGTTGGCCAACGACCCAGGCTCAGAAATCACGGCCCAGGCAGTAAGCTCCACTGGCCGCACCCTCAAACAGTACCATTGTGACGTCCGCGATCCAAAGGACCTTCGTGCCACATACCAGAAACTTTGGGATGATGGAGTCCAGGGCGATATCTTGTTGAATTGTGCTGGAATCCAGCGACGCGCCGACGCCGAGAACTTCACAGATGAGGAGATCGAGGCGGTCTTGGATATTAATTTGAAAGCCACGCTTATAAGCTGTCAGGAGTTTGCGAAGCCTTTGTTGAAAGATGGGAGGGGCGGGAAGATCATCAATATTGCGAGCATCATCTCGTTCATTGGCGGAAAGAACATTACGCCTTATGCGGCGTCTAAGGGTGGAGTGTTGCAGGTGACGAAGGCGTTCAGTAATGAGTGGGCGAGCAAGGGGATCAATGTGAATTGCATTAATCCTGG GTACTTCCATACACCCTTGACGGAGCAGTATATGACGGACCCGAAGTACAAAGAGTTCAACGATTATGTGATGATGCGGACACCGGCGAAGAGATGGGGTGAGCCGGTCGATCTTGCTGGTGCAGTCATTTTCCTGGCCAGTTCAGCAAGTGACTATGTCAGCGGAACTTCGATCGTGGTAGATGGCGGTTGGCTCGGGTAA
- a CDS encoding Alkaline ceramidase, with the protein MQIQQAVAPRHGFWDTIPLRESAVNFCEEDYAITYYIAEFFNTLTSLAYIAYGIHGIRRYKRQGLSLFAEPNLSYWALIGVGIFSGGYHTTLKYYTQMSDELSMHLAIGTLLHQVYTFNEPPKIQRRNTAIIVGVLVPFVIYHCVTDEFLLHVILFFIMSWMVAFRIRKLIRETVKDEGHRRQLRRLVGFASWTSMSAYGIWNIDVHFCPAVHGLKQQVGMPWAVLLELHGYWHIMTAIGAYTFMAIVEFLISPEHLDNHGLGFAWPAKTVLRDISHNAANGHANGHVNGGIRKED; encoded by the exons ATGCAGATCCAGCAAGCTGTAGCTCCCAGGCACGGGTTCTGGGATACCATTCCTCTTCGGGAAAGTGCCGTGAA CTTCTGTGAAGAG GACTATGCCATCACATACTACATTGCCGAGTTCTTCAACACGCTGACCAGCCTTGCCTACATCGCCTACGGCATTCATGGCATCCGTCGGTACAAGAGGCAAGGCCTGAGCCTCTTCGCCGAGCCAAATCTATCATACTGGGCACTGATCGGAGTCGGCATATTTTCTGGAGGCTATCACACCACATTGAAGTACTACACCCAGATGAGCGATGAGTTATCAATGCACCTGGCTATTGGCACGTTGCTCCACCAGGTCTATACATTCAACGAGCCGCCCAAAATTCAGCGTCGCAACACGGCCATAATCGTCGGTGTGTTGGTGCCGTTCGTGATATACCACTGCGTCACGGATGAGTTCCTGCTGCATGTAATCTTGTTCTTCATCATGTCGTGGATGGTCGCCTTCAGGATCCGGAAGCTGATTCGAGAGACGGTCAAGGACGAAGGGCACCGGCGCCAGCTGCGGAGGCTAG TCGGCTTCGCCTCGTGGACGTCGATGAGTGCCTACGGCATCTGGAACATCGATGTTCATTTCTGCCCAGCAGTACATGGACTGAAGCAGCAAGTCGGTATGCCATGGGCCGTACTGCTGGAACTCCATGGGTACTGGCACATCATGACCGCGATTGGGGCATATACCTTCATGGCTATCGTCGAGTTTCTGATCAGCCCGGAGCACCTCGATAACCATGGGCTCGGTTTTGCTTGGCCGGCGAAGACAGTATTGCGCGACATCAGCCACAACGCTGCAAACGGTCATGCTAATGGGCATGTCAACGGTGGCATCCGGAAGGAGGATTAG
- a CDS encoding Non-canonical non-ribosomal peptide synthetase FUB8: MPPTLRKRKAEQQPATTAIRRPKPSAKGIDDHPRGKRLLPTVIDQLAKAAPDTVFASIPRTSDPNDGFEDVTYARLANAVNRTAQWLQNSTELPSQSRTTVAYLGTSDIRYIALILAAQKLGCVMFLPSPHNPAEVQKDLLHATHTQLLLCSEESATQARDLVKPSGVQLAVVPTLAELFDASPVEHVLYKKTHQQEKNRPFVVLHTSGTTGTPKPVVLPHAYYAYEDLSQGEEYAGCITSVPFTAGVRCLTTAPMWHAGGMFFSLLKPILNQIVTVLPPTGLPITAELVDTCLNLLDKIDILQAAPSLLADMSADARYELTLENLTYIVMGSGPMAKDAGDRLLGINAETLHFFGATRTDLLPLLPLKDPVDWQYHRFHPLSGATFRKISKGMHELVVEKVPNAVQPYFDSNPKAKEYSTKDVFSPHPKEPDLWKFDCRLDDILTFSTGEKINPTAFEAAVRSPGCFVLVVGQGRTRPALLVWMVKNPVSGLLDTMWPRIEAANALLPTYGRIDRDMVTLVGFPDVTPKGTINRRKTELKWSNMVNDLYAAKALFTLDDDIASGVDAWRVCTTTSRLIGKSLGSMIMRTLVPGSEHHHHHHHHHLSLLERHVHKLPKSSKQARKVDAALHTFDSVLLTGSTGTLGSHLLHKLLRDDKSKRVDCLNRAATASEQFLASFPNDKDLLEKAHFHHTTNLDAPHLGLDSTAHNHLVTSTSTIIHNAWPVHFHLTLQSHEDHDYKHADSDCMETLDAHIGGLASLIAFAAIDSKHPQLVSISSMSAVICCSFDLSPGSVAYQLSEPRPYHETNAGIILACKQTHAEALTLYYSRSISLCGSTEDLWLRVIMTKVAPAHASLIKEIRVWDSKTVNFPLSQCHYRATARMYLVRKSKKSG, translated from the exons ATGCCACCGACACTCCGGAAGCGCAAAGCTGAGCAACAGCCCGCCACGACTGCTATCCGAAGACCCAAGCCATCGGCGAAGGGGATTGACGACCATCCACGAGGCAAGAGGCTTCTTCCGACAGTGATAGATCAACTTGCAAAGGCCGCACCAGATACCGTATTCGCCTCAATACCCAGGACAAGTGACCCCAACGATGGCTTCGAAGATGTCACGTACGCGCGACTCGCCAATGCCGTCAATAGAACGGCTCAATGGCTTCAAAACAGCACCGAGTTGCCATCACAGTCTCGAACCACGGTAGCATACCTCGGAACCTCGGATATTCGCTACATCGCACTGATCCTGGCCGCGCAGAAGCTGGGATGTGTGATGTTCCTCCCCTCCCCTCATAATCCGGCCGAA GTGCAGAAGGACCTTCTCCATGCTACTCACACTCAGCTCCTGCTGTGCTCGGAAGAGTCTGCCACGCAAGCGAGAGATCTAGTGAAGCCCAGCGGAGTACAGTTAGCTGTTGTGCCTACGCTGGCGGAGCTCTTCGATGCTTCGCCTGTGGAACACGTGCTATACAAGAAAACGCACCAGCAGGAGAAGAACCGGCCTTTTGTGGTTCTGCACACCTCGGGCACGACAGGTACGCCCAAGCCTGTGGTCTTGCCGCATGCGTACTATGCGTACGAGGATTTAAGTCAGGGGGAGGAGTATGCTGGCTGTATTACGAGTGTACCGTTCACGGCTGGAGTTCGATGCCTTACTACAGCGCCAATGTG GCATGCGGGTGGCATGTTCTTCAGCTTGCTAAAGCCGATTCTGAACCAGATTGTAACGGTATTGCCACCGACGGGACTGCCGATAACGGCCGAGCTGGTGGACACGTGCTTGAACTTGCTCGACAAGATTGACATCCTCCAAGCTGCTCCATCCTTGCTGGCTGATATGAGCGCCGATGCTCGCTATGAGCTTACGTTGGAAAATCTCACGTACATTGTCATGGGTAGCGGACCGATGGCAAAGGACGCCGGCGACAGACTGCTGGGTATCAACGCCGAAACGTTGCATTTCTTTGGCGCCACGAGAACAGATCTACTCCCTCTGCTACCACTCAAGGACCCCGTGGATTGGCAATACCATCGCTTTCACCCACTAAGTGGTGCAACTTTCCGCAAGATCAGTAAAGGTATGCATGAGCTGGTGGTCGAGAAGGTCCCAAACGCAGTACAACCCTACTTTGACAGCAACCCGAAGGCCAAGGAGTACTCGACCAAAGATGTCTTCTCCCCTCATCCTAAAGAGCCAGACTTGTGGAAGTTTGACTGCAGATTGGACGATATTCTCACCTTCTCCACTGGCGAGAAAATTAATCCTACCGCTTTTGAAGCAGCGGTTCGAAGCCCTGGCTGCTTCGTCCTCGTAGTCGGACAGGGCAGGACGCGGCCTGCATTACTCGTTTGGATGGTAAAGAACCCAGTCTCCGGGTTACTCGACACCATGTGGCCAAGGATTGAAGCAGCGAATGCGCTCCTGCCGACATATGGACGCATCGACAGGGACATGGTGACTCTCGTCGGGTTTCCGGACGTCACGCCCAAAGGTACCATCAACCGTCGGAAGACGGAGCTCAAGTGGTCCAATATGGTGAACGATCTGTACGCTGCGAAGGCGCTTTTCACTCTCGACGATGACATTGCAAGCGGCGTAGACGCATGGAGAG TTTGCACAACGACATCGAGACTAATCGGAAAAAGCCTCGGCAGCATGATCATGCGCACTCTGGTCCCGGGGTCTGagcatcatcatcatcatcatcatcatcaccTGTCTTTGCTAGAGCGACATGTTCACAAGCTGCCGAAGTCTAGTAAACAGGCTCGGAAGGTGGACGCTGCGTTGCATACCTTCGACTCTGTGCTACTTACAGGTTCGACTGGTACGCTCGGCTCGCATCTGCTACACAAGTTGTTGCGCGATGACAAGTCAAAACGAGTCGACTGCCTCAACAGGGCCGCCACAGCATCCGAACAATTCCTCGCGTCTTTTCCAAACGACAAGGACCTGCTCGAGAAAGCCCACTTCCACCACACGACCAACCTTGATGCACCTCATCTCGGTCTGGACAGTACGGCGCACAATCATCTAGTCACCTCTACGTCCACAATCATCCACAACGCCTGGCCAGTCCACTTCCACCTAACCCTCCAATCGCACGAGGACCACGATTACAAACATGCTGACAGCGACTGCATGGAGACTCTCGACGCCCATATTGGTGGCCTTGCGTCTCTGATCGCCTTCGCAGCCATCGATTCCAAGCACCCTCAACTCGTCTCCATCTCCAGCATGTCCGCAGTGATCTGCTGCTCCTTCGATCTCTCTCCTGGGAGTGTGGCCTATCAGCTCTCTGAGCCACGCCCTTACCACGAGACCAACGCCGGCATCATCCTAGCCTGCAAGCAGACCCATGCCGAAGCCCTTACTCTCTACTACAGCCGTTCGATCTCCCTCTGCGGCAGTACAGAGGATCTGTGGCTAAGGGTTATCATGACGAAAGTTGCTCCTGCCCATGCAAGCCTGATCAAGGAGATCCGTGTATGGGACTCAAAGACCGTGAATTTTCCGCTATCACAATGCCACTATCGAGCTACAGCACGGATGTACTTAGTGCGCAAGTCGAAGAAGTCGGGGTGA